A genome region from Panicum virgatum strain AP13 chromosome 4K, P.virgatum_v5, whole genome shotgun sequence includes the following:
- the LOC120702003 gene encoding protein FAR1-RELATED SEQUENCE 5-like: MPSVEGFDLNIEPTDVSFADDPVTVYLINVSQDDPIAMSQDDPVAIPPVPTLASSSMPVESDGLTVPTTQTATDGGDVEDGIEVLSTPQEPYVGMTFCTPQDARVYYNRYARHAGFSIRIDTSRESKKDNDKRKVIFVCQKAGVNKKQKLDEEGPITEKKIVRQRRIDYVDRTRCPARMIVRKTAPSQWEAVHFEREHNHECVKKFSLTKYMKSHREISAEEKEFIKFLNGCCITTTRAYQIMVELYGGIENCPYTEGDAKNLRVEYRAEYRGKDMKATLDHFEELKKEDPDFIYSYTLDEFDRVENLFWVDGAARRSYELYGIDRNGITIQLGCGFMRNEKTEAFVWLFTEFKKAMGDRDPINIITDQDLAMVAAIAQVFTTSVHRNCRWHIMENARKRLGAFLDGKPGLADDFNDCVDNSFSIVEFEFKWQAMLDKHEINDDERFKHLYEMRNCWVPAYFMNNFFPFLQTTTRSEGFNAVLKRYVNPMNSILNFIHQYKKIQDRIFGKQIMHEANTTVKVPHYLTGHLWKDK; the protein is encoded by the exons ATGCCGTCTGTAGAGGGGTTTGACCTTAATATTGAACCAACAGATGTTAGTTTCGCGGATGATCCTGTTACTGTTTATTTGATCAATGTGTCACAAGATGATCCTATTGCTATGTCTCAAGATGATCCTGTTGCCATACCTCCTGTCCCTACtctagcaagttcatcaatgcCTGTAGAATCTGATGGTCTCACAGTGCCAACAACTCAAACTGCTACAGATGGGGGTGATGTAGAGGATGGTATTGAGGTTCTATCAACACCGCAAGAGCCCTATGTTGGCATGACATTTTGCACCCCGCAAGATGCTAGGGTTTACTATAATAGGTATGCTAGACACGCTGGTTTTTCCATCAGAATTGACACCTCCCGTGAATCCAAAAAGGACAATGACAAGAGGAAAGTTATTTTTGTATGCCAAAAAGCTGGTGTCAATAAGAAGCAAAAACTTGATGAGGAAGGACCGATAACTGAGAAGAAGATAGTGAGGCAAAGGCGCATAGATTATGTTGATAGGACTCGCTGTCCTGCACGCATGATTGTGAGAAAAACAGCCCCATCTCAATGGGAGGCCGTTCACTTTGAGCGGGAGCACAATCATGAGTGTGTGAAGAAGTTCTCTCTTACAAAGTACATGAAGTCCCATAGAGAGATATCCGCTGAAGAGAAGGAGTTCATAAAGTTTCTTAATGGGTGTTGCATAACAACTACGCGCGCTTACCAGATAATGGTTGAGTTGTATGGTGGTATTGAAAACTGTCCATACACGGAAGGTGATGCAAAAAATTTGAGAGTGGAGTACCGTGCTGAGTATCGAGGAAAGGACATGAAAGCAACCCTTGATCACTTTGAGGAACTAAAGAAAGAGGATCCTGATTTCATTTACAGTTATACCCTTGATGAATTTGATAGGGTTGAGAATCTATTTTGGGTTGATGGTGCAGCAAGGAGGTCATATGAGCTCTATG GTATTGACAGAAATGGAATAACTATTCAGCTTGGTTGTGGCTTCATGAGGAATGAAAAAACAGAAGCTTTTGTGTGGTTGTTTACTGAGTTCAAGAAGGCTATGGGTGACAGAGATCCTATTAATATTATCACTGATCAAGATTTGGCGATGGTGGCTGCGATTGCTCAAGTTTTTACCACTTCAGTCCATAGGAACTGTAGGTGGCACATCATGGAGAATGCTAGGAAAAGATTGGGGGCTTTCTTAGATGGTAAACCAGGCTTGGCTGATGATTTCAATGATTGTGTTGACAATAGCTTCTCAATTGTAGAGTTTGAGTTCAAATGGCAAGCTATGCTGGATAAACATGAGATCAATGATGATGAAAGGTTCAAGCATTTGTATGAAATGAGAAATTGCTGGGTTCCGGCTtacttcatgaacaacttcttCCCCTTTCTGCAAACAACAACACGGAGTGAAGGATTCAATGCTGTCCTGAAGCGATATGTGAACCCAATGAATTCAATACTAAACTTTATTCACCAATACAAGAAAATACAGGATAGAATATTCGGCAAACAAATAATGCATGAGGCTAATACAACTGTCAAGGTTCCGCACTACTTGACTGGCCACCTATGGAAAGACAAATGA
- the LOC120702004 gene encoding uncharacterized protein LOC120702004, with protein sequence MDKISSTEFGKLHLKAKYQMNSPNMLIQPERIDEFLNSNMPAESVTMNRNTFKQAISEFSLAINEAVVNLTFKLSQGGKQPTISTGAPARAQSTRAAAAEKQSSSAATKDEDAEFEDKSDTPFGGDLEYAEESEDEPIVNCERISKRKQDDGERVRKVVVRNWKIMPIQILATIGEKMGEKIGKTSLLLVGI encoded by the exons ATGGACAAGATATCCAGCACTGAATTCGGGAAGTTACAT CTCAAAGCTAAGTACCAAATGAACTCCCCCAACATGCTCATACAACCAGAAAGGATTGATGAGTTTCTCAACTCCAACATGCCCGCTGAATCAGTCACCATG AATAGGAACACCTTCAAGCAAGCCATCAGCGAGTTCAGCTTGGCCATCAATGAAGCAGTGGTAAATCTTACCTTCAAACTGTCTCAAGGCGGCAAGCAGCCAACGATCAGCACAGGTGCACCAGCAAGAGCACAGAGCACACGTGCAGCTGCGGCAGAAAAACAGAGCAGCTCGGCAGCAACAAAAGACGAAGATGCTGAGTTCGAAGATAAAAGTGACACACCCTTCGGGGGGGATCTCGAGTACGCTGAGGAGTCTGAAGACGAGCCCATTGTTAATTGTGAGCGCATATCCAAAAGAAAACAAGATGATGGGGAAAGGGTCAGGAAAGTAGTAGTGAGGAATTGGAAGATTATGCCGATTCAGATTCTAGCAACGATCGGGGAGAAGATGGGGGAGAAGATCGGGAAGACGAGCCTATTGTTAGTAG gGATATAA
- the LOC120702005 gene encoding shewanella-like protein phosphatase 2: METRKRGRQAAARGSMDYCSGMSGLSGPSGALATTGLVDEHEDLPVPPRRHRGPLRGLHSALRLAGFVLASSGPESPFASTSWTAGPILTVQLGDILNRGTDELHLLYLLRRLALSAEARGGALLPILGNHEVMNVSSDFRFATLQGLLTAASGLPH; this comes from the exons ATGGAGACACGCAAGCGAGGCAGGCAAGCTGCAGCCCGTGGGTCCATGGATTATTGTAGTGGGATGTCCGGTCTTAGCGGGCCCAGTGGTGCATTGGCCACCACTGGATTGGTCGATGAA CACGAGGACCTCCCCGTCCCGCCTCGTCGCCATCGGGGACCTCTACGGGGACTCCACTCTgcgctccgcctcgccggctTCGTGCTCGCGTCCAGCGGCCCCGAATCCCCCTTCGCCTCGACCTCCTGGACCGCGGGGCCCATCCTCACCGTCCAGCTCGGCGACATCCTCAACCGCGGCACCGACGAGCTCCACCTCCtctacctcctccgccgcctcgccctctccGCCGAGGCCCGTGGCGGCGCGCTGCTCCCCATCCTCGGCAACCACGAGGTCATGAACGTCTCCAGCGACTTCCGCTTTGCCACGCTGCAAGGCCTCCTCACCGCCGCATCAGGCCTTCCTCACTGA
- the LOC120703419 gene encoding uncharacterized protein LOC120703419 translates to MCVKGASPAPLQHGQGDLQEPEHHQPEAGARSYYSRKQRHGKTMCGLTRDSKFRPNYHSDQLSEAIEAWSIQNYNHLCCKYPWFTRKNFMLYVLDHVEKELHVIDPSPVPKWFEGNAFRKYGKTLQHFCKKYMDAMNVHIPGGMKIYTSGSSCLKMIYSR, encoded by the exons ATGTGCGTGAAAGGTGCATCCCCAGCTCCGCTGCAGCATGGACAAGGAGATCTGCAAGAACCAGAACATCACCAACCTGAAG CAGGGGCACGTTCATACTACAGCAGGAAGCAGCGCCATGGCAAG ACGATGTGTGGTTTAACACGAGATTCAAAATTTCGACCAAACTATCATAGTGACCAGCTGAGTGAGGCAATTGAAGCATGGTCAATTCAAAACTACAATCACTTATGTTGCAAATAC ccatggttcacTAGGAAAAACTTCATGCTATATGTGTTGGATCACGTGGAAAAAGAACTACACGTGATCGATCCATCACCTGTTCCAAAGTGGTTTGAAGGAAATGCATTTCGAAAATATGGAAAGACTCTTCAGCATTTCTGCAAAAAATATATGGATGCAATGAATGTTCATATCCCGGGTGGAATGAAGATATATACCAGTGGAAGTTCGTGCCTGAAAATGATATATTCAAGATGA